From a single Theropithecus gelada isolate Dixy chromosome 10, Tgel_1.0, whole genome shotgun sequence genomic region:
- the DEFB128 gene encoding beta-defensin 128: MKLFLVLIILLFEVLTDGARLKKCFNNVTGYCRKKCKVGEIHEIGCLSGKLCCVNDEENKKHVPFKKPHQQPVEKLSVQQDYVILPTITIFTV, encoded by the exons ATGAAGCTGTTTCTGGTTCTCATTATTCTGCTGTTTGAGGTACTCACAG ATGGGGCAAGACTCAAAAAATGCTTCAATAATGTAACAGGCTATTGCAGGAAGAAATGCAAGGTAGGAGAAATACATGAAATAGGATGTCTAAGTGGGAAATTATGTTGTGTaaatgatgaagaaaacaaaaaacatgtgcCATTTAAGAAGCCACATCAACAACCTGTTGAGAAGCTGAGCGTGCAGCAGGATTACGTCATCTTACCCACCATCACCATTTTCACAGTCTAA